One window of Quercus robur chromosome 12, dhQueRobu3.1, whole genome shotgun sequence genomic DNA carries:
- the LOC126708490 gene encoding uncharacterized protein LOC126708490 has product MGRKRQLRLVYVGQGSSQSRQRVEAADEEPHISEDARPVASDDDETLAPDTDDYVQTQTPVQNPAPEQNRASENRPGKRGKTRLADIWAMTGEYKIQLSLNDEGQPIGDDGELFVRWLGSFCENGLLCPLTPAGWPSVPQKFKKDCWTEIEQRYIIDPTIVKPPNQMGWAMSQLGELRRNRRTKLKKDHKKPGLSREQVLAIEPPGVIPAQWKEMVDYWFNEKTETLSLKNKASRDKQKNIARCGAKSFAQISAEMAKDKGAAVERADVFQKVYRTKDGVAVSDRVQDQMDRMAVLLNEQDIRLHGEIGNGILWSKDDAYAQVIGLDERPGRVRGVGFGITPSGRSAKNAS; this is encoded by the exons ATGGGGAGGAAACGTCAGTTGCGACTTGTTTACGTTGGGCAAGGATCATCACAGTCACGACAACGGGTGGAGGCAGCTGATGAGGAACCCCACATTTCTGAGGACGCAAGACCGGTGGCAAGTGACGATGATGAGACACTAGCTCCAG ATACAGATGATTATGTTCAAACCCAAACACCGGTACAAAATCCAGCACCGGAACAAAATCGAGCATCAGAAAATAGGCCTGGAAAACGTGGGAAAACAAGGTTGGCTGACATATGGGCAATGACTGGTGAGTACAAAATTCAGTTGTCGTTAAATGATGAAGGCCAACCGATTGGCGATGACGGGGAATTGTTCGTTCGATGGTTGGGCTCGTTTTGCGAGAATGGTCTATTATGCCCGCTTACGCCTGCTGGGTGGCCAAGTGTCCCTCAAAAGTTTAAAAAGGATTGTTGGACGGAGATTGAG CAACGGTATATAATTGATCCGACTATTGTCAAACCACCCAATCAAATGGGATGGGCAATGAGTCAGCTAGGAGAACTAAGGAGGAATCGCAGGACCAAGTTGAAGAAGGATCACAAAAAACCTGGGCTGTCACGTGAACAAGTATTGGCTATTGAACCGCCTGGGGTTATCCCAGCACAGTGGAAGGAGATGGTTGATTATTGGTTCAATGAAAAAACTGAG ACATTAAGTCTGAAAAACAAGGCGAGTCGAGACAAGCAGAAAAACATAGCAAGATGTGGGGCCAAAAGTTTTGCTCAAATTTCTGCTGAAATG GCGAAAGATAAAGGGGCGGCAGTCGAACGCGCGGATGTATTTCAAAAAGTATACCGTACGAAAGATGGGGTTGCTGTTAGTGACCGTGTGCAAGATCAAATG GATAGGATGGCAGTACTTTTGAATGAACAGGACATACGACTACACGGAGAGATTGGTAATGGAATCCTCTGGTCGAAGGACGACGCATATGCTCAGGTGATAGGTCTTGATGAGCGCCCAGGTCGTGTACGTGGGGTAGGCTTTGGGATCACCCCATCAGGAAGAAGTGCCAAAAACGCATCATAG
- the LOC126708492 gene encoding stress response protein NST1-like, protein MEGLRKIRQPELFMSLKRDMAVVTQQIYVAEEWTKQAREDVHREAQSRATVERAASDLKRDLDRQDHELREVKKANASAEAGLKTAEKQTEELRKQLRHSEEKLSAEQQAVSELKAKLAKAKEEARLSREAAEKAVAASYERGVHDTEERLTEEIATVCRDYVTSTWGLAMDRAAVPADSDLRKAENIFYPAEIRETPGEVVSTEPLPANSPILETGGMEQATQGQSPEDSLRISEILAQAQEIAPENPAVDDQPAPTQGP, encoded by the exons ATGGAAGGCCTCAGGAAGATTCGTCAACCAGAgcttttcatgtcactgaagagggacatggctgtg GTCACccaacaaatttatgttgctgAGGAATGGACCAAACAAGCTCGTGAGGATGTGCATagggaggctcagtcccgtGCTACAGTTGAGAGGGCCGCGAGCGATCTCAAACGTGATCTTGATCGTCAGGATCATGAGTTAAGAGAGGTGAAGAAGGCCAATgcgagtgcagaggctggcctgaagaCTGCTGAAAAGCAAACCGAAGAGCTGCGCAAGCAGCTCCGACACTCTGAGGAAAAATTGTCAGCAGAGCAACAAGCGGTTTCGGAGCTTAAGGCTAAGCTTGCAAAGGCCAAGGAGGAAGCCCGCTTGTCCAGGGAGGCTGCCGAGAAGGCTGTGGCGGCTTCGTATGAACGTGGGGTTCACGATACTGAGGAAAGGTTGACCGAGGAAATCGCCACTGTCTGTAGGGATTATGTCACCTCGACCTGGGGGCTGGCCATGGATAGGGCAGCCGTCCCCgcagattctgatctcaggaaagctgagaacatcttttacCCTGCGGAGATACGTGAGACTCCTGGGGAGGTCGTTTCCACTGAACCTCTTCCAGCAAATTCCCCCATTCTCGAGACTGGAGGCATGGAGCAAGCTACGCAGGGCCAGTCACCCGAGGACAGTCTTCGCATCAGTGAGATCCTTGCCCAGGCCCAGGAGATCGCCCCGGAGAACCCAGCAGTGGATGATCAGCCCGCCCCAACTCAGGGCCCTTAG
- the LOC126708493 gene encoding uncharacterized protein LOC126708493: protein MSVGRFPTEPGERESKRARGRVPLIGFTEEDKEGTIQPHDDALVVTLRIGGYDVRRVLVDQGSAVEVMYPDLYKGLNLKQEDLSPYNTPLLSFEGKIVIPKGMIRLPVQTDIEIVEVDFIVVDAYSPYTAIVARPWLHTLGAVSSTLH, encoded by the coding sequence atgtcagtagGTAGGTTCCCGACAGAGCCAGGCGAAAGGGAATCCAAGAGGGCTAGAGGGAGAGTGCCATTAATTGGATTCACGGAAGAAGACAaggagggaactattcagccccATGACGACGCCCTAGTCGTGACactcagaataggaggttatgacgtgaggagggtgttagttgatcagggcAGCGCCGTGGAGGTGATGTACCCGGACCTATATAAAGGGCTGAATTTAAAGCAAGAGGACCTGTCGCCATACAACACTCCTCTGCTTAGCTTTGAgggaaaaatcgtcatccctAAGGGCATGATCAGattgcctgtgcaaacagacatAGAAATAGTGGAAGTAGACTTCATTGTGGTGGACGCATACTCACCCTACACGGCTATTGTggcacggccatggcttcacacgctaggggctgtgtcgtctACCCTGCACTAG